Within the Solwaraspora sp. WMMA2056 genome, the region GGTACACCGGCCAGGCCGGCGAGGAGGTCGGGAGCGTCGGGGCCGCATCGGCCGCCGAGGCCGGGGCCTGGGCCGGGCCGGGATCCTGACCGCCGATCACCACGATCCGGTCGACCGGGCAGGCGAGCAGTTCGCGTACGGCGGTGTCGGCGGCGGCGCGCAACGCGTCGAGCTCGCCGGCCGCCCGCCCCGCGCCCTCGGGAACGATCACCGGCGGCTGTGGGCAGAAGGCGGCGTGGATCATCGGCACCGGCCTACGGTAGCCGGGATCCGACATGGCATTGAGCAATCAGACAGTGACTGTCGGTGCCGCAATTCGGCCCGTTCGGGTACGACTGCCGGGTCGACCCCGGACAAGGACACCGTATGGTCACGGTCGGCGACAGGCGCTCGACGCGGACAGGGTTGGACCTGTGACAATGCGCGGGGGAAACTTACCCGCAATCTAACTGCGCCGTGGCGGCGTCCATCGAGAGATCTCGATCTTGTGGCGCCGGGAGAACGAGGATGGGCACATGAGCGACTGGACTTCCTTCGGACGGGTTGATGCGGACGGCACGGTCTACGTCAAGACCTCCGAAGGAGAGCGCGCGGTCGGTTCCTGGCAAGCGGGAGCGCCCGAGGAAGGGCTGGCGCACTTCGCCCGCCGGTTCGCCGATCTGGTGACCGAGGTCGATCTGACGGAGGCCCGGCTACAGTCCGGCGCCGCAGACGCGACGCATTCGCTCAGCACGATCCGGCGATTGCGGGGCTCACTCGCCGAGGCCCACGTGGTCGGCGACCTCGACGCGCTCGCGGAGCGGCTGGACAAGCTCACCGCACTCGCCGAGGAGAAGGCGGCACAGGCCAAGGTGGCCCGCGACGCGGCCCGCGCCGAGGCGTTGGCCCGCAAGACCGCGCTGGTCGAAGAGGCGGAGAAGCTGGCCGCCGAGTCGACCGGCTGGAAGACCGCCGGGGACCGCTTCAAGGAGATCCTCGACGAGTGGAAGACCATCCGGGGCGTCGACAAGAAGGCCGACGGCGAGTTGTGGAAGCGGTTCGCCGCCGCCCGGGACGGGTTCACCCGCCGCCGGGGTGCCCACTTCGCGACCCTCGACTCCCAGCGCAAGCAGGCCCAGACCGCCAAGAGCGAGTTGGTCGCCGAGGCGGAGTCGTTGGCCGAGTCGACCGACTGGGCGGCCACCGCGAACCGGCTCAAGGAGCTGATGGTCCAGTGGAAGGCGGCCCCCCGCGCGTCGAAGGAGGCCGAGCAGAAGCTGTGGGAACGGTTCCGGGCCGCGCAGGACGCCTTCTTCACCCGCCGCAGCGAGGTCTTCTCGGCCCGCGACGCCGAGCAGCGCGCCAACCTGGAGCGCAAGCAGGCGCTGCTGACCGAGTTGGAAGCCATCGACGTCGACGCGGATCCGCGTACCGCGCAGGCGAAGCTGCGCGAGGCGCAGGGCCAGTGGCACGACATCGGGCGGGTACCGCGCGAGTCCCAGGCCGGCCTGGACCGTCGGCTGCGGGCCGTCGAGGACCGGGTACGCGAGGCGATGGACTCGGCCTGGCGACGGACCGAGCCGTCGGCCAACCCGCTGCTGACCCAGATGCGCGAGCAGGTCGCCGAGGCCGAGCAGCGGCTGGCCCGCGCCCGGGCCGCCGGTGACGCGAAGCGGATCCGCGAAGCGGAGAAGGCCCTCGCCGGCAAGCGACAGTTCCTCGCCCTCGCGGAGCAGGCCAGATAGCCCCAGCATCGTCGCCCGTCGACGATCACCGACTCGCTTGACGCCGATCCCCGTTCCCCCTCGAACGGCGGATGCGCCTCGATGCCGTCGGCCGCGATCAACAGCAGCGGCCGACGGCCGGTGCGTCCTGTGCACTGGTCGACGTCGTCGGTTTGCGGACCAGGCAGGCGGATCGTCCCCGCCCGGTCTCCGCTCAACCTCCCTTTGACATCTGTGTAGGTCTATGTTTTGCTAGGAAAGCGCTTCCCCACATCGTCCAACGGGGAAAGCCATCCTTCCATTCCCCATGGCAGGACGCGCCGTCGGCGCTACACAACCGAGCCAACCGGGCTGGCTCCTTCCCACCGGCAACGCACCCGCCTATGCGTAAGGAGATCCCACAATGCACGTAGTACGGCGCCCCACCGCGCTGATCACCAGTGCGATCGCGGCTGTTGCCCTGACCGGGGCAGCCACGGTCGTCAGCGCAACCACCGCCCACGCCGCCACCGGTTGCCGAGTAGACTACTCGGTCGCCTCCCAATGGCAGGGTGGCTTCACCGGCAACGTCGTCCTCACCAATCTCGGCGACTCGATGTCGTCCTGGTCACTGCAGTGGACCTTCAACTCGGGCCAGCAGATCACTCAGGCGTGGAACGCCGAAATCTCGCAGAGCGGAAGCTCGGTCACCGCCCGCAACGTGAGCTACAACGGCAACCTCGCCTCGAACGCAAGCGTTTCGTTCGGCTTCAACGGCTCGTGGAACTC harbors:
- a CDS encoding DUF349 domain-containing protein, encoding MSDWTSFGRVDADGTVYVKTSEGERAVGSWQAGAPEEGLAHFARRFADLVTEVDLTEARLQSGAADATHSLSTIRRLRGSLAEAHVVGDLDALAERLDKLTALAEEKAAQAKVARDAARAEALARKTALVEEAEKLAAESTGWKTAGDRFKEILDEWKTIRGVDKKADGELWKRFAAARDGFTRRRGAHFATLDSQRKQAQTAKSELVAEAESLAESTDWAATANRLKELMVQWKAAPRASKEAEQKLWERFRAAQDAFFTRRSEVFSARDAEQRANLERKQALLTELEAIDVDADPRTAQAKLREAQGQWHDIGRVPRESQAGLDRRLRAVEDRVREAMDSAWRRTEPSANPLLTQMREQVAEAEQRLARARAAGDAKRIREAEKALAGKRQFLALAEQAR